The genomic region TCAGAAAGCTGGGTCGCTTAGGCCATACTATCCCCGGCGTGCCGTCTCTCCAGGGGCCGCCGCCAGCTCTGGAAGGGAGACAGCCATGGGAGACGTGCAGGATCGGGGAACCCGGCCGGTGAGCCCCCCGCTGGCAGGACGGGCCGGCAAGGCCGGGCCGGTGGGGCCTCATTTCGGAGGGCGGGTGTATCCGGAGGGCGCCGTCCGCTTCGGGCAGGAGGTTGGTGCCGTCGTCGAATCGTCGGTGCAGGAGTGGCAGGCCTGCATTGACGCCTGCACCCGGTGCGCCCGGGCGTGTGAAGAGTGCATCACCTCGTGCCTGAAAGAACCCGACGTGCAGGCCAGGGTTCGGTGCGTCCAGTTGCTGCGCGACTGCGCCGACGTCTGCACCCTGTCGGCCGCGCTCATGGCCAG from Bacillota bacterium harbors:
- a CDS encoding four-helix bundle copper-binding protein, whose product is MGDVQDRGTRPVSPPLAGRAGKAGPVGPHFGGRVYPEGAVRFGQEVGAVVESSVQEWQACIDACTRCARACEECITSCLKEPDVQARVRCVQLLRDCADVCTLSAALMARGSRYAGQLAGVCATACDDCAAECERFQDEHCQDCARHCRHCAEECRLMSERSRP